From the genome of Salvia splendens isolate huo1 chromosome 7, SspV2, whole genome shotgun sequence:
atacttttcctaagttgtttctcaacttcacacttaaactctttaaatttctcaaaggcctcggatttgtgtttcataagatacacatatccataccttgtcaaatcatcagtaaaagtaatgaagtacgaataaccaccttttgcttgagttggaaacggtccgcacacatctgtgtggatcaactctagtacatcattagcacgcacccctttcctagaaagtggcttattagtcatctttcttttgagacagaattcacaagcaccatatgattcaaaatcaaatgaatttagatagtctaactttctcaatctcgctatccttttctcattgatatgaccaagtctacaatgccaaagataagtagcattatccgtattacatagcttaagtcttttattttgcacattgagaatatctcgtttgcattcaagcatatataatccattctgtaaagaggcatttccataaaacaatccattattagaaaacgagcatctgctgtttgcaaaatggaaggaaaaaccttcgatgtccaacatcggaatgtaaataatattctttgaaataactggaacaaaataataattatgtaaatctagtctatgtcctgaggggagatctaatctataagttcccacgcgttcggcagcaacttttgctccatttccaacacgtaggtctacttccccaggcctcactttcctgctgtcaattaaaccttgcacattattacaaatgtgtgaaccacaagcggtatcaaatacccaggattgtgagttattcatagacatatttatctcaatgacaaacatagctgagctcccactcattgcaccttgtgccttgagtcttgggcagtctctctgccactccgtgaaatttgactaagtcaatttgtttgtttccatcatacactcataagataagtttgacatattatctgaacagaaaataaaacgaaaaacaaattagaaaagcatataaatatcatattcgcatcactaatcaaacaagggtttattgtattgattagctcccactaattttaacatatattatgccccaaacataaaatacgaatttatatcaaatataaattttagtggtccaagatccaagtctatatagTTGTAGCCTCTGCGAGGGctgatgactacaataatatcaccaggtaggcctccaagccaattgtaacaacaattttacaattcttggtttattaatctaattaatatgcGTCCATAAATCATTTGGTTGTGagggctactcaaaataatttaagcaagtcaacctcaTCACATGATGCCAACTATGCATCTATGAATGTTCCTAAACCTTGTGgatttagagtaaacgcgaGGGCGCAAAACTCAtggtcgaaaaggctaggagcatcaaacaattgtgatggacgacgcatttgtttcaaaacaagacttatattttgtggggaataattttgtgatactaattttgtgaatataatatccaatattaaatttcaaacaattactgggcgccgcctacccagacatagtataacacggactacaaataattggcgccgcctacccagacatagtataacacggactacacatactgggcgccgcctacccagacaataaaacagtctctaactactatagttgaaataaataagcataaaacaaatagcatgcttatcacacaggatatcaaataatgctcaatgaataaaatcaaattttattctccaactaaatgtggatttaattatttatattaattctaaattaatataaaattataaaatattaatccaATCAATATTCCATTACAAATTAATCGTGGACTAACAATtcatattaattctaaattaatatattcaatatccaatattaattctaaaattCCCCAAAATCACATGAATATGTGAAGATGGACGCCGTGAAACGCAGAGCCGTGAAAACCCTAGTTGGGAAGCTGACCTCCGCGTCGGAGCAAACCCGCACAGAGGCCATCTGCGAGCTCCGCCTCCTGTCGAAGAACGACCCCGAGACCCGCCCCTTGATCGCCGACGCGGATGCCGTTCCCCTGATCGCGGAGTCGCTCTACTCCCCGTCCCCGATCCTCCAGGAGAACGCGGCCGCGGCGCTCCTGAACCTCTCCATCTCCTCCAAGGACCACCTGATCTCCCACGCCGCGCGGCGTCCTGGACACGCTCTCCCACGCGCTGCGGCACCCGGCGAGTCAGTCCATGGCGCAGCTCTTGGCCATGGCGATCTTCAGCCTGCTGAGCGTGGAGTCGTTCCGGTCGATCATCGGGCACAAGCGCGACATCATATTCGGGCTGGTGGAGATCGTGCGCGGGCGCTGTTCGGGGTGGCGTTGTACCCGTTGTTCCGGGCGCAGATGGTGGTGAAAGTATTTTGAAATCCAATTTCAGAATTTTGATTTCCAATTGCATTACGTAAATTGAAATCCAATTACATTACGTAAAGTTTGATTAAAAtctaatttcaattttcaacttGAAATCTAATTTCTCATGTGACTATACATTCCCagaattcaaaatttattcCAATTATATTGCCGCGGTTAATCCACAAATAATTCgcaaataaaacaattatgaatcgaaacctggctctgataccactattaggaattcttgtattcatctaatgagcgcagcggaaattgcatacaagaataacagatctagattcataatcatattggaagttgagcatgtaaaacacaacgaaactaaatcttacttgttgttgtgttttcttctacgattgtgtcctgcaagttgaatccactactatcgaggtccacgtgtattccaATCCGATGTAGGAACTATCCCGATATAATTGCTtcgtagaagaaagctaggaattctctctacaaagctttacgtattttctctatAATGTTAATATATTTCACCTCTctcacaatggagaataaataaccattatatagacaaagagtcattagggtttcatgattgttgggcttatagactaattataattatagcccaactataattacttaattcatattaatctaatctaacCCATATCCTTTCACACATCTACATCAAATTtaattacataaatatatatatgtctATACGTTAATTTGGCACAaggatttaaaatttatatcctAAAAGCAATGGATGTGTCATCAACATCACTGTAGTTTATATCTCGCCTACTATAGATTCCGTTATCGTTCCAAAATCTgtatcatcgatcaacatcacTTGCGAGATTAAATGAACATTTCCTATATGattatacaaatttaaaaaCTTTTCATGTATGATATGATCGTACCTATATACGTAAGTTAAGCAATCCTTTATCTCCGTCTCAAAGAAACGAGAAATTCCCAAGCGTTGTAGTCTATTAGTGGCCCATAGTCGCGCATATAGGTTGTGAATGTGGATCGAATAGTTGTGAGACACCAGTTGCACGATTGAATAAACTGCAACAAgaaaagtaaaaacacaataattacgtggttcggcactaggcctacgtccacgggcagaAAACTAGTGTATGTGTTTATTGATAACTCAAAAGGATTTACAAGAACACTCAATTCACTCGGAGATTTATAAGTAAAGAACTCTCTCAACTCGCTCGAAGTCGACTTGCTTCGAGAGCACAAATGCACAGTTGGAAAAACTTCTCCTCTCTACACTATCTCTCTTGAATTCTGTTGTTGTTGAATGAGTGTAAGCATCGTCGCTACTTAAAGGAATTAGGCTCGATCAATTCAGCTCAACCGCCTTCCAAATTCTGTTGTAACCGCTAATTCAACGGTCACTCTCGTTTTTAGCACAACGGCTAGTTTCTGGAAACTACTTTCTCTTTTCCTTGGTCAAGCTATATCTATACTCCTTGATCAAGTCGCATCTCCCTTTTTTTCTTGATCAGCTTGCCTCCTTGATCAAGCTGTAGCTTCACCGCGATGTTGGCGGACTGGCGAAATGCGgtttttctgttttttgtttcttgattcaagttatatggaagagataactgaaccaGATGGATCAGTTAACAAatatcgttgccacttgatcaagttgatctcactttcgcacgccaccaatgtaatttataaactctcaattttgcactactttaacagtaaagcggcaagttcggggtcgatcccgcagagaagctagtgtatcaagtgtgtgagtagtgaacagggggttggctgctgccacgctttacttttgggagtttttaactactgattttaacttaggcagaaaagtaactaactacttgctcaagggaactttaactactgggtcaagtaaatctcagactgaaatgaaaattaactactcagaacagtaaacacgatgatgaaaatgaaagcaactttgattaaaactaaaactcagaacactacagcgtgaaatttaaactaagctaacacttcggaactgcgaaagcaagtaaaccgaggagatcctcagcgggaaacttaagaatacgccgacagagatcaagtattctgcaacgctccttcaatcgccctttctaactaagcattagtttatctaagctatctagggaactgaactagagagctaaactaaactaaactaaagatgGAAAGCAAAGGATCTCCTCTCCTCCTTttaatgtggtggcacatcctctatttataggctcggcacgacctccagctggataacgatcttagcaaagaatattcgctcatgctgagagtgagtgactcattgattgctacatgttctccttctagaatgacgacgcttttcaataacagattcgtgactcagctccgtccttgcgtctcatatattagcatgtgtccccttctagaacgttgtccttgataacagaatgatgtgcaccaccagctcatagcctcatgtCTCCTTCTGGAaacagtggtcccctccttaactgcttgattactccccttgatcaactccccagatatttggcctttttcgcctattgtacttgcttaatcagtttggccttgttgccttggtcaagcggcattcctgtatatttaacacttgctttgctcgataaactgatcaagtagcgtacattttacccctaaaccgatgcatgaaatgagccttatcaaactgctcacacttaaaacatacttgtcctcaagtataaagaaaaagaaaagaaaaagataaggcaaatttcaggcatggtttactcatttcaagaaagtaaaagaagatgaaaaagaaaacaagactcgaaataaaaacacatattcacatagatgcattagatcgaataaatttccaacaatcatacccgaggtcgaggtcaatccatttgccagcagtttatgtttcttccttttcgcttttacttgatcaaggtgtcagttcgtcaagattgctcaatttataaaccactgttggattcactcagtcactcatttctcatcagagatgttaggactgttcactcggtattgccacaaatttaatatcgcgaatcggattgcacaagatagttccttaaggtctttatttCGGGTGTAACGGGGCTTAAGGGTAGTAGtgtattagggtagggtcctaggggttctaagttaaaaatataaactgtaaataaataaaaacacatgagtcaagagaccaaagatttgaactatttatttcgccACTAGATATCTTACTTAGTCAAGTGGCAACTTCTAGCCTTGAATTTTTGGCTCTTTCGACTTGCTGGGTTAGGTTACAATTTTTTTCCTgccctctttttctcaaacttttctaggtaacaacattttttttacttgatttctaacttgatcaacctgattgactaaatcgctcaacccggctacccttttatttttactttctatCGTACTACCCCTTACTTTGAAATGACTCATCTCTTGACCtcttttcctcacgtgtttgTAAAAGAAAAGGTGTATGGATATGGGTTCTGGTTTCAAAAGAACGGGTCAAAGTGTATGGGCTCGActtggttaactaaggggtgccttgcttgacaaggcgggttcgtggagcgaaagaagaaaaggctcaaattggttaagtcctaaaacctgtagtccttactacttgtgcaattttcatctaaatatcaaagattcagcctctcgtaatttttttttttcttttgtaaaaatagtagaaagtgttctactttggcttataactcacatatggagaggcttcacagtaagttttaaaaattgagcatttccatcaaaCTTGCAtcattcaaactgatcaagtttttgcaatcaagtttctacataTAAACATACCGATTCCTTTCTCTAACTGTtcccaaagtaatcaagtcttccacttatcaaatttcatgcatactgccatatttattactaactgaaattttgaatttttttcaaatttttgacatgaatgatttttattttctggaactaaccctcccccctcccactgcaaGTGAACttgtcctcgagggactggatgcagtggaaaaggGTTAGGTACATGCAACGacacaaaagaaaaaggaaaacttctcacacacCAGACACTtggctaagtgtgagacagtgccaacaatcaaacatgtcAATAAACACAGAAGAACAATAACTAAAACACAAGGGCAGATATAAACTAACAAAAACAtgcataacttctcacacttagacccaacacaggtctaagtgtgaggtggAGCAGGATGTCAGTTATACAaatcaaaaacaaataaaaagcaaGATTGTTTAAACTTGAAATGACTGAGATAGGGGGGTATACTCAATACCTTCTGGGAGGTTGACCGGGGGATGTTGAAGGTGGCCGGGAGGATGATGGGCGCCGAGGCGGAGgggagcttgtagagggaggtggtggttgaCTGGTAGGGCTTTGATTGTGGGTGGTTCCAGCAACCTGGCCAGCAGGACCAGTTGAGAATTTGAATTCTCCACCAGCTTCATTAATGTCTGCTCCACTCGGAGCTTCCATGCGTCATCAGCACTTGCAGCCTCCTCTTGCTCCATCCTCGGAGTGGGCGCCCGATGTGTATCCTCTTTTTCTCCTTCGGCAAGGGTTGTTGAGGTCTCCTCCGGCCTAGTTCTCCTTCTGGGTTGGCTTCTCTGTTGCTCCCGCCGACCGcctgcataaaattaaaaacctcctccttgcgtcttctccagtaCCTGAGTtctaacaaagaaatcaaggTCAAACATTTCAGGACTGGGGCCAAGGATGGGACGTTCGGCACACTCCATAATCCGGTTTCTCCTCAAATAGGCTCCGAGGAGGTGGCAGACGTTAAGATGGCTGGCAACGCGGGTAGCAATTTGACTTATGGAGTAGGCCAACCAGAATCCCATATGGACCTTCCTCTGCTCTCTCATACTCCAAATAAAGTAGAGTTCGGACATGGTAATGATTGACAACGTATTGGCCTGTCCAAGGAGATTACAGGACAGGTAGATCTGGGCTAGGCGGAGGGTAGGATCAACAATGTGATGACCTCTGGATTCAGAGGCTGTAAAGGTAGGGGCACGCCCATTGCATATGGCCTTCCAGACGGCTTGCTGATCGAATTCGGGTTTCTTCTGAAGGAAACCGATATCACACCCAACCCAAACCCCATTAGCCACTTGGCTTTCTGTGTAGAGGCCCATCCGGATGGAGAATTCATTGAGGCTCATCAATTGGTCCTGGCCAAAGACCCTAAAGGAGATACTTCTGTCGTTCAGGTCTGAGCTTCCGGTGAATCGGAAGGatgtgaaaaactccttggccaggTCCTCTGGCACGGAGGTCTCATCGACCTCTAGCAACCATTCAAATCCGATGCTGGCAATGTAGGTGGCAAACCTTTCTTTCATCTCAATCTTCTCCAAGGACGGCTGCTGTAGCATCTTCCccgccttcaacctcttttgaGAGGTCACCCTTTGGTGAACCTCCTCCTGCCATTTGGGATCATCAAATTTCAACATCTGTTGGAGAATAGCTGGGGTTAAGGCCACATGCTGAGGGGACTAGATGGTGGAAGGAGATATAGTAGGCCTTCCTTGTTTCC
Proteins encoded in this window:
- the LOC121810640 gene encoding U-box domain-containing protein 15-like, with product MDAVKRRAVKTLVGKLTSASEQTRTEAICELRLLSKNDPETRPLIADADAVPLIAESLYSPSPILQENAAAALLNLSISSKDHLISHAARRPGHALPRAAAPGESVHGAALGHGDLQPAERGVVPVDHRAQARHHIRAGGDRARALFGVALYPLFRAQMVVKVF